One window from the genome of Leishmania donovani BPK282A1 complete genome, chromosome 5 encodes:
- a CDS encoding nucleolar RNA helicase II, putative, with translation MPRRAREESEEEKPHRITKLAGSSDDDVPVKASKISAKASDHGNGVAAEKRKRTEGSCKVAVTSATAPAEEKDEEVPNNGCAATARPFSEFEMNPIVVKALQSRGIESMFPVQALTFNAIMRNTDVLVQARTGSGKTLAFGIPIVERLLKLPSHFTRGRGPAAVIFCPTRELAIQVQDVLCGISCGLVVTALYGGVAYANQERVLRSGVDIVVATPGRAKDFLEKGTLHFDRVVMACLDEADHMLDIGFKDDIELLLSQVAEQNGSVGAERPVHQTLLFSATVPEWVHTCSFIAKDKEFIDMVGKEAVRTASTIKFYRRKCNFSEISSMLADLIKVYSGAHGRTLVFTNTKKDCHDLSINNTKLDSQCLHGDMQQEQRESTMKSFRDNKFSVLIATDVAARGLDLPMVDLVIQCAPPSDIDAFIHRAGRTGRAGRKGVCVLLYQPREEYVVERIERHAKMKFDVLPAPTREEILKAVARDAAEDLARVERRATDLFMDQAAELLKDADPVEILASALAVMSGYTSNITTRGLITGTPGYVTVQMTSDRPLPVPVYCSILRNNLGDETFMRCRDITLLQDDPGCVFDVLEQFAERVMSTPMRGITFQRIETLPPIIARELNSSRGGRSGFNYGGGRGGFNNGGGYGSGRGGFGGYGGGRGGGRGGGRGGGRGGGFQRRY, from the coding sequence ATGCCgcgtcgcgcgcgcgaggaGAGTGAGGAGGAGAAACCGCACCGCATCACGAAGctcgccggcagcagcgacgacgatgtgCCGGTGAAGGCGTCGAAGATCTCCGCCAAGGCGTCGGACCACGGCAacggcgttgctgcagaGAAACGGAAGCGCACGGAGGGGAGCTGCAAGGTTGCTGTCActtcggcgacggcaccggcggaggagaaggacgaggaggtgccGAACaacggctgcgccgccacagcgcgCCCGTTCTCGGAGTTCGAGATGAACCCCATCGTCGTCAAGGCGCTGCAGTCACGCGGCATCGAGTCTATGTTTCCTGTGCAGGCTCTCACCTTTAACGCCATCATGAGGAACACGGACGTCCTCGTGCAGGcccgcaccggcagcggcaagacaCTCGCGTTCGGTATCCCGAtcgtggagcggctgctgaagctgccgagccacttcacccgcggccgcggcccgGCTGCCGTGATCTTCTGCCCTACTCGTGAGCTGGCCATCCAGGTGCAGGATGTGCTCTGCGGGATCAGCTGCGGGCTCGTCGTGACGGCCCTGTACGGCGGTGTTGCCTACGCGAATCaggagcgcgtgctgcgcagcggcgtcgacatTGTGGTGGCCACCCCCGGCCGCGCGAAGGACTTTCTAGAGAAGGGCACGCTGCATTTTGACCGCGTTGTGATGGCGTGCCTGGACGAGGCGGACCACATGCTGGACATCGGCTTCAAGGACGACATTGAGTTGCTGCTCTCGCAGGTGGCCGAGCAGAACGGCTCTGTCGGCGCTGAAAGGCCAGTTCATCAGACGCTGCTGTTCTCCGCGACGGTGCCGGAGTGGGTGCACACGTGCTCCTTCATCGCCAAGGACAAGGAGTTCATCGACATGGTCGGCAAGGAGGCTGTGCGGACAGCGAGCACGATCAAGTTCTATCGCAGAAAATGCAACTTCAGCGAGATCTCCTCTATGCTCGCTGATCTCATCAAGGTGTACAGCGGTGCCCACGGCCGCACTCTCGTCTTCACCAACACAAAGAAGGACTGCCACGACTTGTCCATCAACAACACCAAACTGGACTCGCAGTGCCTGCACGGTGAtatgcagcaggagcagcgcgagagtACCATGAAGAGCTTCCGCGACAACAAGTTCAGCGTCCTCATCGCCACCGACGTGGCGGCCCGCGGTCTCGACCTGCCCATGGTGGACCTGGTTATTCAGTGCGCTCCACCGAGCGACATCGACGCTTTCATTCACCGCGCCGGCCGTACGGGACGCGCTGGCCGCaagggtgtgtgcgtgctgctctaCCAACCGCGCGAGGAGTACGTTGTCGAGCGCATCGAGCGCCACGCGAAAATGAAGTTTGACGTCCTGCCGGCACCCACGCGTGAAGAGATTCTCAAGGCCGTCGCCCGTGATGCCGCTGAGGACCTGGCGCGCGTCGAGCGCCGTGCAACCGACCTCTTCATGGATCAGGCAGCCGAGCTGCTGAAGGACGCAGACCCAGTCGAAATCCTGGCCTCGGCGCTCGCCGTCATGAGCGGCTACACGTCGAACATCACCACGCGCGGTCTCATTACTGGCACGCCAGGGTATGTGACGGTGCAGATGACGTCGGATCGACCGCTGCCCGTTCCGGTGTACTGCAGCATCCTCCGAAACAACCTCGGCGATGAAACGTTCATGCGGTGCCGCGACATTACACTGTTGCAGGACGACCCGGGCTGCGTCTTCGATGTGCTGGAGCAGTTTGCCGAGCGTGTCATGAGCACACCGATGCGCGGTATCACCTTCCAGCGGATCGAGACCCTTCCTCCGATCATCGCGCGCGAGctcaacagcagccgcggcggtcgCAGTGGCTTTAACTACGGAGGCGGTCGCGGTGGCTTCAATaacggcggcggctacgGCAGTGGGCGTGGTGGCTTCGGCGGCTACGGGGggggtcgcggcggcggtcgcggcggcggccgcggcggtgggcgtGGTGGCGGTTTCCAGCGCCGCTACTGA
- a CDS encoding dihydrolipoamide branched chain transacylase, putative yields MRAASCMAHRCIGAAAGAVTVARAPGWPYTASQRHFFATACALLGRSIPYKLADIGEGITEVQVLGVRVKAGDTINEFDPICEVQSDKATVDITSRYTGVVKAVYLQPGATAKVGSVMLDIVPEGADDAPEAASPSRGAPSPSSASHSALQAAYSAPQPSSVPSAGKVLATPATRYLAREHKLDLAHVPATGKGGRVTKEDVLQFMDASMSAAAAPSTPSTASVAATAPPGTVVSGVQTEAGDTVMPITGVRRGMVKTMSQAASIPTFTFSEECELTRLMAVRGSLKDMVKDRSKGKAKLSFMPFFLKAASIALQHHPDINAHCPADCSALVRKAAHNIGFAMDTPNGLIVPVVKHVERKSILDIANDMQVLIERGKSNKLTTQDMTGGTFTLSNIGVIGATVTAPVLLPPQVAIGAIGRLQKLPRFDANGSLYAANLICVSFTADHRVIDGASMVRFANTYKRLLEHPENMLVDLR; encoded by the coding sequence ATGCGTGCTGCGAGTTGCAtggcgcaccgctgcatcggcgcggctgccggtgccgtcACTGTCGCCCGCGCGCCTGGCTGGCCCTACacggcgtcgcagcggcacttCTTTGCGACGGCGTGCGCACTGCTCGGCCGCAGCATCCCGTACAAGCTGGCCGACATCGGCGAAGGGATAACAgaggtgcaggtgctggGCGTCCGCGTGAAGGCCGGCGACACCATCAACGAGTTCGACCCCATCTGCGAGGTGCAAAGCGACAAGGCCACCGTCGACATCACGTCCCGCTACACGGGCGTTGTGAAGGCGGTGTACCTGCAGCCTGGCGCGACCGCCAAGGTGGGCTCGGTCATGCTCGACATCGTGCCAGagggcgccgacgacgcgccagaggccgcctcgccgtcccgcggcgcgccatcgccttcGTCGGCGTCGCATTCTGCTTTGCAGGCAGCCTACTCCGCGCCACAGCCATCATCGGTCCCCTCGGCGGGTAAGGTGCTTGCGACACCGGCAACGCGGTACCTGGCGCGGGAACACAAGCTGGACCTTGCGCATGTGCCGGCCACCGGCAAGGGCGGACGAGTAACAAAGGAGGACGTGCTTCAATTCATGGATGCGAGCAtgtctgcagcagcggcgccatcgaccCCATCTACGGCGTCGGTTGCCGCCACTGCGCCACCTGGCACCGTCGTGTCTGGAGTTCAGACGGAGGCGGGTGACACCGTCATGCCCATCaccggcgtgcgccgcggcatGGTCAAGACGATGAGCCAGGCTGCGTCGATCCCCACCTTCACCTTCAGCGAGGAGTGCGAGCTCACCCGGCTCATGGCGGTGCGCGGGTCGCTGAAGGATATGGTGAAGGACCGCAGCAAAGGCAAGGCAAAGCTGTCCTTCATGCCTTTCTTTCTCAAGGCGGCGTCTatcgcgctgcagcatcaCCCGGACATCAACGCTCACTGCCCGGCGGACTGCTCGGCGTTGGTGCGCAAGGCGGCACACAACATCGGCTTCGCTATGGACACGCCGAACGGGCTCATCGTGCCGGTTGTTAAACATGTGGAGCGCAAGTCAATCCTCGACATCGCCAACGACATGCAGGTTCTCATTGAGCGCGGCAAGAGCAACAAGCTGACGACACAGGACATGACAGGTGGTACCTTCACGCTGAGCAACATTGGCGTGATTGGGGCAACGGTGACAGCGCCCGTGCTGCTCCCGCCTCAGGTCGCCATCGGGGCCATTGGCCGCTTACAAAAGCTGCCGCGCTTCGACGCGAACGGTAGCTTGTACGCTGCGAATCTCATCTGCGTTTCCTTCACAGCCGACCATCGCGTGATCGACGGCGCGAGCATGGTTCGATTCGCGAACACCTACaagcggctgctggagcatCCCGAGAACATGCTGGTGGATCTGCGGTAA